AAGCCCCTCCATTTCCTCCCACCTTCAAGAGTTTTTAGTAACATAATGTATTTAAAATTTTCTGCAAGCAAAAATATTTTAAAGGGTTCAAGCCTATGGAGGCATGCAGGATAATACTTCACGGCTCGGGGGTGTCCGAGAAAGTAGGAGCCTGCCGGGCCTCTGCGAGGGGGTGGAAAAATGAAGTATCCAAAGCAAATAAGGACTTACTGTCCGTTCTGTAAGAAGCACACCATTCACAAGGTCGAGAAAGTAAAGAAGAGACCAAGGAGTGAGCTTAGTGCAGGTCAGAGAAGATTCAGGAGAATACTCAAGGGTTACAAAGGTTTTCCAAGACCAAAGCCAGAGGGCAGGGAAAAGCCAGTTAAAAAGCTTGACTTAAGGTTTAGATGCACTGTCTGTGGAAAGGCTCACACGAGAGGACAAGGCTTCAGGGTAAAGAAGTTTGAGCTTGTGGAGGTGTGAAGATGGCGCTTCCAAAGGGCTTAATCCCAATGCCAAGATCAAGGTTCCTTAGGGTTAAGTGCATTGACTGCGGCAACGAGCAGATTGTCTTCAGCAATCCGGCGACAAAAGTGAGATGCTTGGTTTGTGGTGCCACTCTCGTTGAGCCAACGGGCGGTAAGGGAATTATAAAAGCCAAGATATTAGAGGTTCTTGAGTGAGCCTTTCTTTTCCTCTTTTCTCCGAAACTTTAAAAACCTCTTTTGCCAACAATCAAGGGGTAAAAACAATTTTAGGAGATGGTGAAAATGCCAAGGAGAGCAAGAGAATTTCCTGAAGAGGGGGAGTTTGTGATTGCAACCGTTAAGAGCATCCATCCTTACGGAGCATTCCTCACGCTTGACGAGTATCCAGGAAAGGAGGGTTTTATGCATATAAGTGAAGTTGCATCAACTTGGGTGAAAAACATAAGGGACTACCTAAAAGAGGGGCAGAAGGTTGTTGCGAAGGTTATAAGAGTCGATCCGAGAAAGGGGCATATCGACTTAAGCCTGAAGCGTGTGACCCAGCAACAGAGAAAGGCTAAGATTCAGGAATTCAAGAGAGCCCAAAAGGCTGAAAACCTCTTAAAAATGGCAGCTGAAAAGATCGGTAAAGACTTTGAAGATGCATGGAGAGAAGTGTGGGTGCCACTTGAGGAAGAATATGGGGAAGTTTATGCAGCTTTTGAAGACGCTGCTCAAAATGGGATTGAAGTGCTCAAAGACCTTGTGCCCGAGGAGTGGCTTCCAGTTCTTGAGGAGATAATCAAGAGCTATGTTGAAATCCCGACTGTTACAATTGATGCTGAATTTGAAATCACAGTTCCAAAGCCGAACGGCATTGAAATAATTAAGGAAGCATTGATAAGAGCAAGAGATAGGGCAAACAAAGAAAAGGATATTGAAGTCAAGTTCACCTATCAGGGAGCACCCCGCTATAGAATCGACATCACCGCGCCTGATTATTACAAAGCCGAGGAAGTTCTTGAGGATATAGCAGAGGAGATACTGAGAGTTATCAAAAAGGCGGGTGGAGAGGCGACACTGATTAGAAAGGAGAAGAGGATTAAGAAAATTAAGAGGAGAGGCAAATGAGGTTCCGCATAAGGAAATGTCCCAAATGCGGGAGGTATACCCTAAAAGAGACATGTCCAGCATGTGGTGAAAAGACTAAGGTAGCCCATCCTCCGAGGTTTTCACCTGAGGATCCGTATGGAGAGTACAGGAGAAAGCTTAAGAGGGAGCTTTTAGGTATTGGGAGGCGCCCAGAATGAAAGAAACTGTTGTAGTTGTGTATGAAAAACCTGAAATCTACGATCCAATCTTTATTGAAGGTCTGCCCGGAATAGGACTGGTTGGAAAACTTGCAGCTGAGCATCTAATTCAGGAGCTCAACGCTAAAAAGTTTGCCGAGCTTTATTCACCCCACTTCATGCATCAAGTATTAATCAAGAAAGATTCAACCGTTGATCTTATGAAAAACGAGTTCTACTACTGGAAGAGCCCAGATGAAGAGCACAGAGATTTAATAATAATCACAGGGGACACACAAGTCCCTCCAACAGACAGCTATGGTCACTTTGAAGTGGTCGGTAAGATGCTTGACTTTGTTGAGCAGTTTGGCACAAGGGAGATAATAACAATGGGCGGCTATCAGGTCCCGGAGCTTCAGGGTGAGCCTAAGGTTTTGGCATCATTCACTGATTTAGAGACGAAGGAGAGATATAAGCAGATTCTTGGCGACATGGTGGTATTCAGAGAAGATGAAGGAGGAGCAATTGTCGGAGCAGCCGGACTTCTGCTTGGGATAGGAAAGCTTAGGGGAATGAGAGGGGCATGCTTCCTTGGCGAGAGTCTTGGATACATAGTCGATGCTAAAGCAGCTAAGTCAGTGTTGACAGTTGTAGCAAAGGTCCTTAACCTCGAAATTGACATGACTGCACTTGAGGAGAGAGCAAAAGAAACTGAGGAAATTCTTAGGAAAGTACAGGAAATGCAGAGGGCAATGTTTGAACAACAGCTGCCCCAACCAAGTCATGAGGAGGAAGACAGGGGGTATCTCTGACCCTTATTCTCCTTTTTTGGTGGTTTTATGCACGTGGATGCCGATCTGCACATACATTCGCGATACTCAAAAGCAGTCTCAAAATTGATGGTTTTTCCAGTTCTTGCTGAGTATGCTAAACTTAAGGGACTTAACCTTGTTGGCACGGGAGATATTCTGAATCCTAAATGGGAAGAGGAGCTCTTAAAACATGCAGAAAAAGTTGATGAAGGCACATATGAGATTAAAGGTGTTAGATTTCTCCTCACAGCCGAAGTGGAAGACAGCAGAAGGGTTCACCATGTCTTAATTTTCCCAAGCATTGATGCAGTTAGGGAGATGCGGGAGCGT
Above is a genomic segment from Thermococcus sp. SY098 containing:
- a CDS encoding 30S ribosomal protein S27e; translated protein: MALPKGLIPMPRSRFLRVKCIDCGNEQIVFSNPATKVRCLVCGATLVEPTGGKGIIKAKILEVLE
- a CDS encoding 50S ribosomal protein L44e, with product MKYPKQIRTYCPFCKKHTIHKVEKVKKRPRSELSAGQRRFRRILKGYKGFPRPKPEGREKPVKKLDLRFRCTVCGKAHTRGQGFRVKKFELVEV
- a CDS encoding RNA-protein complex protein Nop10, with translation MRFRIRKCPKCGRYTLKETCPACGEKTKVAHPPRFSPEDPYGEYRRKLKRELLGIGRRPE
- a CDS encoding proteasome assembly chaperone family protein, which produces MKETVVVVYEKPEIYDPIFIEGLPGIGLVGKLAAEHLIQELNAKKFAELYSPHFMHQVLIKKDSTVDLMKNEFYYWKSPDEEHRDLIIITGDTQVPPTDSYGHFEVVGKMLDFVEQFGTREIITMGGYQVPELQGEPKVLASFTDLETKERYKQILGDMVVFREDEGGAIVGAAGLLLGIGKLRGMRGACFLGESLGYIVDAKAAKSVLTVVAKVLNLEIDMTALEERAKETEEILRKVQEMQRAMFEQQLPQPSHEEEDRGYL
- a CDS encoding translation initiation factor IF-2 subunit alpha, giving the protein MPRRAREFPEEGEFVIATVKSIHPYGAFLTLDEYPGKEGFMHISEVASTWVKNIRDYLKEGQKVVAKVIRVDPRKGHIDLSLKRVTQQQRKAKIQEFKRAQKAENLLKMAAEKIGKDFEDAWREVWVPLEEEYGEVYAAFEDAAQNGIEVLKDLVPEEWLPVLEEIIKSYVEIPTVTIDAEFEITVPKPNGIEIIKEALIRARDRANKEKDIEVKFTYQGAPRYRIDITAPDYYKAEEVLEDIAEEILRVIKKAGGEATLIRKEKRIKKIKRRGK